A single window of Nicotiana tomentosiformis chromosome 1, ASM39032v3, whole genome shotgun sequence DNA harbors:
- the LOC104096417 gene encoding histone-lysine N-methyltransferase ATXR7 isoform X5 — MVSSIICHVGPSEAETNHTPFYSRKRLKPSDSQGSIEDENPADVLSTMEFTIGCLKNLGSPLCVEMSCQSNGEIENVSSPRDVGGSSVGDKISIVYPQPPLATGWMYVNQQGQMCGPYIKEQLYEGLSTGFLPEELLVYPILNGTISNAVPLKYFNQFPDHVATGFAYLTVSSGPMNKFSGVAKDLGGNGVELPTTSPYSDSEAKHGTHSLNQHISTTGFVGTVAPSMSMVLSLFCSEDYEESCWLFEDHDGRKHGPHSLVELYSWYHYGYILDSVTIHHADSKFRPFTLKSLISSWTTATPGALMSNSNGHETAFLPDFVSEISHEVCSQLHMVIMKAARRTLLDEIVSHAISECISKKKDRKKVTNQSVKMSSPSTRMSAGFSGSKALVAPESSTKAPNLLDQKSPTAEISLQSSGSSKSVGSFENFCDSYTVVCRTLFDSSMQSIWNAVFCDHVSEFASAWRKKKRWSPPCPMVESKILAKSYTNCTTKLSTEVLQVEEESFGCDLYLPPGFEEKIVTVDLPSVFSSKDCTTKLSTEVLQVDQESFGCDIDLPPGFETKNVTVNLPSVSSSKDCTAKLSTESLQVEQESFDFDLDSPPGFGTKKVTVELSSVSSSFNDEKGLSKSSHAMDSAANDRMQLILESVLEELHLSAKMSLEEYFTSLLHEEVTGKVSLEDGMIIKVAEDSNICLGVASENDSSDAISVSKNLSCIDIQNTSPLEKSLHQNSIDTYMIPSSYCLSSAFQKSACLDNATIDEMTDELQPPQCEAVPVQTSKVRLARSDDHILRIVWYAILSNCRQKLHEKALGELKFFLLDDVRKFLTTWCSAKRRGKPEDSEVTRSKAYNEKRDNSPVALSKSVDDFPKAPTVAGKYTYYRKKKLVKRMSGSSLQPLPDRDVGFQKRSSSKSRKQDLLGEATESTKGVNAASSVKEIGLKECRGELFTNASSVTPPSSLINCNTISEKVASVSRAERSNASRNKLKATFVVEDSSNNGKVDGDVGFKKRSSNKSRKRDLLGEATERSKGDNAASSVKEIRLKECRRELFTDASLVVPPSLVINCNTISEKVASVSRAGRSNATRKKLKSTFVAEDSGDIGKVDGDVGFKKRSSNKSRKQNLLGEATESTKGDNATSSVKKIGLKDCHRELFTNASLVVPPSVVINCNTISEKVASFSKVGRSNASCKKLKVTFDSEGSSDNGKVAEVVNSELGTLEMEPSACLKKTPQLAKLPKLNKRKLENNMSASRSRKIQRVSSGAGSQAATKEVVVEKKQKGKSRTAKHCPQSDGCARSSINGWEWHKWSLRATPTERVRVRGITIDHIQSVSSDANGSQVLNAKGISARTNRVKLRNLLAAADGADLLKATQLKARKKRLRFQRSKIHDWGLLALEPIEAEDFVIEYVGELIRRRFLSFSGIRHTRALL; from the exons ATGGTGTCTTCGATCATATGCCACGTGGGACCCAGTGAAGCAGAGACGAATCATACCCCATTCTACTCTCGAAAGAGATTAAAGCCTTCGGATTCACAGGGTTCTATTGAGGATGAAAATCCCGCTGATGTACTGTCTACAATGGAGTTCACTATTGG TTGCTTGAAAAATCTTGGTTCACCATTATGTGTGGAAATGAGTTGCCAGTCTAATGGGGAGATTGAGAATGTTTCATCGCCTCGTGATGTCGGTGGCAGTTCAGTGGGTGACAAGATCAGTATAGTGTACCCTCAACCTCCACTTGCAACCGGATGGATGTATGTCAATCAACAGGGTCAAATGTGTGGTCCTTACATTAAAGAACAATTATATGAGGGTCTATCTACTGGTTTCTTGCCTGAAGAACTTCTGGTTTATCCCATCTTAAACGGGACTATTTCAAATGCAGTGCCCTTAAagtatttcaatcaatttcctgACCATGTTGCAACTGGCTTTGCTTATTTAACTGTTTCGTCCGGACCGATGAATAAGTTCTCCGGAGTTGCCAAAGACTTAGGAGGAAATGGGGTGGAGTTGCCAACAACTTCCCCTTACTCTGACTCAGAGGCTAAACATGGAACTCATTCCTTGAACCAGCATATCTCGACCACTGGTTTTGTGGGAACAGTTGCTCCCTCTATGTCTATGGTACTTTCTCTTTTTTGTTCTGAG GACTACGAGGAATCGTGTTGGCTGTTTGAGGATCATGATGGGAGGAAACATGGGCCGCACTCTCTTGTAGAGCTTTATTCATGGTATCATTATGGTTACATTCTGGATTCAGTGACG ATACATCATGCTGATAGTAAGTTCAGACCCTTTACTCTGAAATCTTTAATAAGTAGTTGGACTACGGCTACCCCTGGAGCTCTTATGTCTAATTCCAATGGGCATGAGACTGCCTTTCTACCAGATTTTGTATCTGAGATTTCTCATGAAGTATGCTCACAGCTTCATATGGTGATCATGAAAGCAGCTCGTAGGACTCTGCTTGATGAGATTGTTAGTCATGCAATTTCAGAGTGCATCTCTAAAAAGAAAGATCGCAAGAAAGTCACTAATCAGTCTGTCAAAATGTCCTCCCCTAGTACCAGAATG TCTGCAGGTTTTAGTGGCAGTAAGGCCTTAGTTGCTCCTGAGAGCAGTACAAAAGCTCCTAATCTTCTTGACCAGAAATCTCCTACTGCTGAAATTTCTTTGCAGTCTTCAGGAAGTTCAAAATCTGTCGGAAGCTTTGAGAACTTTTGTGATTCTTATACAGTTGTTTGCAGAACGTTATTTGACTCTTCCATGCAAAGCATCTGGAATGCAGTCTTCTGTGACCATGTCTCAGAGTTTGCATCTGCGTGGAGGAAGAAAAAGCGATGGTCTCCTCCTTGTCCTATGGTTGAATCAAAAATTCTAGCAAAGTCGTACACCAATTGCACCACAAAGCTCTCTACTGAAGTT TTGCAAGTGGAGGAAGAATCTTTTGGCTGTGATCTTTATTTACCTCCAGGGTTTGAGGAGAAGATTGTGACAGTGGATTTGCCTTCAGTGTTTTCATCAAAAGATTGCACCACAAAGCTCTCCACTGAAGTC TTGCAAGTGGATCAAGAATCTTTCGGCTGTGATATTGATCTCCCTCCAgggtttgagacaaagaatgtGACAGTGAATTTGCCTTCAGTTTCGTCATCAAAAGATTGCACCGCAAAGCTCTCTACTGAAAGC TTGCAAGTGGAGCAAGAATCTTTCGACTTTGATCTTGATTCCCCCCCAGGGTTTGGGACAAAGAAAGTGACAGTGGAGTTGTCTTCAGTTTCTTCATCTTTTAATGATGAAAAGGGGTTGTCCAAATCCAGTCATGCTATGGACTCTGCAGCTAATGACCGTATGCAACTTATCCTTGAGAGTGTATTGGAAGAACTCCACCTGTCTGCTAAGATGTCATTGGAAGAATACTTTACCAGCCTTTTGCATGAAGAGGTGACGGGAAAAGTTTCCCTTGAAGATGGCATGATAATCAAG GTTGCTGAGGACTCGAATATCTGTCTTGGTGTTGCAAGTGAAAATGATTCTTCTGATGCCATTTCGGTTTCAAAAAACTTATCATGTATAGATATTCAGAACACTTCACCGCTCGAAAAATCATTGCACCAGAACTCTATTGATACATACATGATTCCTTCATCTTATTGTCTTTCAAGTGCATTTCAGAAGTCTGCTTGTTTAGACAATGCCACCATAGATGAAATGACTGACGAGCTGCAACCACCTCAATGTGAAGCTGTTCCTGTGCAAACTTCTAAAGTTCGGCTTGCTAGGTCTGATGATCATATTCTGAGGATAGTATGGTATGCTATCCTGTCAAATTGCCGGCAGAAGTTACACGAGAAAGCACTGGGAGAGTTGAAATTTTTTCTTCTTGACGACGTTAGAAAATTTTTGACGACTTGGTGTTCTGCGAAGAGACGTGGTAAACCAGAGGATTCTGAG GTTACAAGAAGCAAAGCATATAACGAGAAACGTGATAACTCTCCAGTTGCATTGAGCAAAAGCGTGGATGATTTTCCTAAGGCACCTACAGTAGCAGGGAAATACACATACTACCGGAAGAAAAAGTTGGTCAAAAGAATGTCAGGTTCTTCACTGCAGCCTCTCCCTGATAGAGACGTTGGCTTTCAAAAGAGATCTTCTTCCAAGTCAAGGAAACAAGATCTCTTGGGGGAGGCAACAGAGAGCACTAAAGGTGTCAATGCAGCTTCAAGTGTTAAGGAAATTGGGCTGAAAGAATGTCGCGGAGAGTTGTTCACTAATGCTTCTTCAGTTACTCCTCCATCATCGCTTATTAATTGCAACACCATCTCAGAGAAGGTTGCCTCTGTCTCCCGAG cAGAGAGAAGTAATGCAAGCCGCAATAAACTGAAGGCTACTTTTGTCGTTGAGGACTCCAGTAATAATGGAAAGGTTGATGGAGACGTTGGCTTCAAAAAGAGATCTTCTAACAAGTCAAGGAAACGAGATCTCTTGGGGGAGGCAACAGAGAGATCTAAAGGTGACAATGCAGCTTCAAGTGTTAAGGAAATTCGGCTGAAAGAATGTCGCAGAGAGTTGTTCACTGATGCTTCTTTAGTTGTTCCTCCATCACTAGTTATTAATTGTAACACCATCTCAGAGAAGGTTGCATCTGTCTCCCGAG CGGGGAGAAGTAATGCAACCCGCAAGAAACTGAAGTCTACTTTTGTTGCTGAGGATTCCGGTGATATTGGGAAAGTTGATGGAGACGTTGGCTTCAAAAAGAGATCTTCTAACAAGTCAAGGAAACAAAATCTCTTGGGGGAGGCAACTGAGAGCACTAAAGGTGACAATGCAACTTCAAGTGTGAAGAAAATTGGGCTGAAAGATTGTCACAGAGAGTTGTTCACTAATGCTTCTTTAGTTGTTCCTCCATCAGTGGTTATTAATTGTAACACTATCTCAGAGAAAGTTGCATCTTTCTCCAAAG TGGGGAGAAGTAATGCAAGCTGCAAAAAACTCAAGGTTACTTTTGACTCTGAGGGCTCCAGTGACAATGGAAAGGTAGCTGAGGTTGTGAACAGCGAATTGGGCACACTTGAAATGGAACCTTCTGCTTGTTTGAAAAAGACTCCTCAAT TGGCCAAATTACCGAAGTTGAATAAGAGAAAACTCGAGAATAATATGTCAGCATCTCGTTCAAGAAAAATTCAGAGAGTATCAAGTGGTGCTGGCAGCCAAGCAGCAACGAAGGAGGTTGTTGTAGAGAAGAAACAGAAGGGTAAATCCCGGACAGCAAAGCATTGTCCACAATCAGATGGCTGTGCTCGATCTTCCATCAATGGTTGGGAATGGCATAAATGGTCGTTGAGGGCAACTCCTACTGAAAGGGTTCGTGTTAGGGGAATTACTATTGATCATATTCAATCTGTCAGTTCAGATGCTAATGGTTCTCAAGTGTTGAATGCTAAGGGAATTTCTGCAAGAACAAACAGGGTTAAGTTGCGCAACCTCCTTGCTGCTGCCGATGGTGCAGATCTCTTGAAAGCTACTCAGTTGAAG GCGAGGAAGAAGCGCCTACGCTTCCAACGAAGTAAGATACATGACTGGGGTCTTCTTGCCCTTGAGCCGATTGAGGCTGAAGACTTTGTCATTGAATATGTTGGGGAGCTTATACGTCGGCGT TTTTTGAGCTTTTCAGGTATCCGACATACGAGAGCACTATTATGA